Sequence from the bacterium genome:
AACACCCTTCTTCGGCTTTTGAATGCATAGCAGTACATACACATTCTTGGACATGTGTCGTAACTTCCTATATCTATACTTTCAGTGCACAGGCAATTATGTCTCTGGCCCTTATCTTTTTTGTATTTAACTTTTATTCCCAAGCCATTAGATAACCATATGGGGTCAATGCAAGGTGCATCATCAATTCCCATTTCCTTCATCGCTCCGCCCATAGAACAAGCTGATATCGGAATATCGTTCTGTTTTGCTATTTCGGACATACAAGCCAAAAGCTCCCTGACATCATCTCTATCCAGAGGGTTGGTAACAATGGTTTCATCTATTCTTTTAAGACGACTCATAACAGTAGGGTATGGTGTTAAAAGACTTATGATTATCCTCGATGTATAATTTTTTAATTTCCTAACGATCTTTGAAAATACCTTGAAATGCCATTCTGGAGTGAATTTTTTACTTATAATTATAGGGTCATATCGAACAGCCATTCTTTTTTTGCCCACTCTTTCAGCCACTTGAATAAATGTCTCAATTCCTCTTTGAAGACCTACACCGTTTGGTTCGAGCTCTTTTGGGTATGCAGTGATAGTCCAAAGAAAAGAAAAAGGAATAAGTTTACTTTCAATTTCGTCAAAAAAGGGAATTAATGGCGTCGCATCTCTTGTCCAGAAAACAATTGCGGAAACATCCTGCGGTAGCAATGAAACCTTTCTTATTTGCGAGTAGTTGAAGGGGTTTCTAACAAGAACATAGCCAGCCCGAAGTCTTTCTATAAACCATCGCGAATAGAAAGACGGAATATCAGTTCTCCTCGAAGCTGATATAATCTTTCCAAGTCCCAATCCTGGTATAAAACTTTGCTCTTTTTTGTTCAATTCCTAATAACTTTTTCTTTTAAGATATGATTTGATGTACTTATCCTTTAATAGCCATTCAAGCTCCGTTTTGTACTTTTCAACCCTTTCTTCATCCCCCTTCTTTTCTGCCGCTTCCACAATTATCTGAAGAAGCTGGGCGCAGTTAATTTTGCTTCTCTCCCTGTAGAAATCGAGCAATTTTTCAGCAATAACTACAGCAGAATCATATTTTTCTTTTTTCAACAGTATCGCCATCTCGTGCCACATTGCTGTTCTTGAATTAGGATGCCTTTTTTTAATCGTCTTAAGTATACTTTCAGCGAAATCGATGTTACCATCATCTATTAAAGCAGCCACAGCAGAACTTTTTGCAAAATCAACAAAAATCCTCGCTTTGGCTGCACCTTCCTGAAGCTTTATCAGCCCCTCATCTTTTCTATTTCTCATCAAACCAAGTACTCTCAAAGCACCAGCTTTTTTTGATGTCCAATACCATACATTCCCAATCATTGCTGCTATGTCTCCCTCTATGCCTTCTCCATATTTCAGCGAGGTAAAAATCTTTTCACCAGATTTAGTACAACTCATGAATCTTTTTACCCTATAAATCTTTCCATCATGTGTGTAAAGAAATCCATTAATCATTCCTTTGAAAATGAATGCCGTGCCAAGAAGAAATCTGTCACATTCCTCTCGTGGCACATACTCTTTTATCTTGCAACTTTTAACTGGAATTCTTCTAAGCGCTTCCGCAGCAAGCGTTGAATCCTCCAGATCCTTTGCCTGAATAAAAGTTATTATAGCTATCCCCAAGTCCCTTTGGAATATGTCCTTCAATTGACTCATTAAACTTCTCGCCGAATCATACTTGTCGTCGTATGCCAAAAACATGGCTTTTTCATATATTTCCTGCCATGAA
This genomic interval carries:
- a CDS encoding DUF1848 domain-containing protein, whose protein sequence is MGLGKIISASRRTDIPSFYSRWFIERLRAGYVLVRNPFNYSQIRKVSLLPQDVSAIVFWTRDATPLIPFFDEIESKLIPFSFLWTITAYPKELEPNGVGLQRGIETFIQVAERVGKKRMAVRYDPIIISKKFTPEWHFKVFSKIVRKLKNYTSRIIISLLTPYPTVMSRLKRIDETIVTNPLDRDDVRELLACMSEIAKQNDIPISACSMGGAMKEMGIDDAPCIDPIWLSNGLGIKVKYKKDKGQRHNCLCTESIDIGSYDTCPRMCMYCYAFKSRRRVLKNFLKHDVNSDILT